Proteins from a single region of Aerosakkonema funiforme FACHB-1375:
- a CDS encoding Hsp70 family protein — translation MTYAVGIDLGTTNSVVSVFRRGVVQTIAIDGRSTMPSVVSVREDGSILVGSAAKSRLLLDPANTVASAKRFMGNRHKFYNVAGKSLSPVDIGSMVLKRIVESTRIALGEEIRDAVITVPAYFTDAQREDTRRAGEQAGLNVLRLIPEPTAAAIAYGLDKGKDQTIMVYDLGGGTFDVSILRVQGNRFEVKGVGGNTNLGGDDFDRTIINWASEQFKIQTGIDLQSDNSRLGIIARQRLKDAAETAKIELSVSDSATIAIPDCLGHALELELSISEYNNLIAPLLQRTVNCMKSVLQDARLQPEDIDRVILVGGSTKNRAVREIVAREIKEPYTSDRVDEVVAHGAAIAAANLSLPDEVSLDVLDVTAHSLGISMLNYKEELVFKPIVPRQTTYPCKRGIIGYTNRPLQNEIDIPVFRGENTDPNYNDYLGILSLPVSPPQSEIVPVAAIFDLDADGIIHFTAVQLPPGSQSASIIENARENKGLVDLNAVEALIKSGEAQTKMAQINSK, via the coding sequence ATGACATACGCTGTTGGTATCGACTTGGGAACGACAAATTCTGTCGTATCTGTCTTTCGCCGAGGAGTGGTACAAACTATTGCAATTGACGGTCGTTCTACCATGCCTTCTGTAGTTTCTGTGCGAGAAGATGGCAGCATATTGGTGGGGAGTGCCGCAAAATCAAGGTTATTGCTAGACCCTGCGAACACCGTCGCTTCGGCAAAGCGTTTCATGGGAAATCGCCACAAATTCTACAATGTCGCTGGCAAATCTTTATCTCCTGTCGATATTGGCAGTATGGTACTGAAGCGAATTGTGGAAAGTACGCGCATAGCCTTGGGTGAAGAAATCCGCGACGCTGTGATTACGGTTCCTGCTTATTTTACCGACGCGCAAAGAGAAGATACGAGACGCGCTGGCGAACAGGCGGGATTGAACGTATTGCGCCTCATTCCCGAACCTACCGCAGCTGCGATCGCCTACGGTTTAGATAAAGGTAAAGACCAAACTATTATGGTTTACGACCTGGGCGGCGGCACTTTTGATGTGTCAATTTTGCGCGTGCAAGGCAATCGTTTCGAGGTCAAAGGTGTAGGTGGAAATACTAATTTGGGCGGCGATGATTTCGATCGAACTATTATAAATTGGGCTAGCGAACAGTTTAAAATTCAAACGGGAATTGACTTGCAAAGCGATAATAGTCGCTTGGGAATTATCGCGCGGCAACGTCTCAAAGATGCTGCTGAAACTGCTAAAATCGAACTTTCTGTAAGTGATTCTGCTACGATCGCAATTCCTGATTGTTTGGGTCATGCGTTGGAATTGGAACTTTCTATTTCTGAATACAACAATTTAATCGCACCGCTATTGCAACGCACAGTCAATTGTATGAAATCAGTTTTGCAAGATGCGCGTTTGCAACCGGAAGATATCGATCGCGTTATTCTCGTCGGCGGTTCCACCAAAAACCGCGCCGTGAGGGAAATTGTCGCCAGGGAAATCAAAGAACCTTACACAAGCGATCGCGTAGATGAAGTAGTGGCCCACGGTGCTGCGATCGCCGCCGCTAATCTTTCCTTACCCGATGAAGTTTCCCTCGATGTGCTAGATGTCACCGCTCATTCTCTGGGCATTTCCATGCTCAACTACAAGGAAGAGTTAGTTTTCAAGCCGATCGTTCCCCGACAAACCACCTATCCTTGCAAGCGCGGTATTATCGGCTACACAAATCGCCCACTACAAAACGAAATTGACATACCCGTTTTTCGCGGCGAAAATACCGACCCCAACTACAACGATTATCTAGGCATACTTTCCTTACCAGTATCTCCGCCGCAGTCGGAAATTGTGCCTGTTGCCGCTATTTTCGACCTAGATGCTGATGGTATCATCCACTTCACGGCGGTGCAATTGCCACCTGGATCGCAAAGCGCATCTATTATAGAAAACGCCAGAGAAAATAAAGGTCTTGTAGACTTGAATGCGGTAGAAGCTTTAATCAAAAGTGGCGAAGCGCAGACAAAGATGGCGCAAATTAACAGTAAATAA